GGTGGGCGCGATCGGGCCGGTCGGCGCCGAGCTCATTGGCGACGCGGGTGGAGATGCTGAAGCTCagggaggaagggaaaatgtagaTCAGTGAGGTTGTTTGGATGATGATGCCCATCGAGGCGACTGTACATTTGGGGTCGAGGAGGAGGCCACAAAGGAGGACCATGATCTCGTACCACCACCACTCCAAGCACACGGAGACGACGCTAGGAATGGCAAAACCGAGAAGTGAGCGCCATCCCCTAAAGCAATCCGTGGAAAGGTTGAGTACTCCGGTGGGGCAGTGAACATCAGCGAATAATAtatagaggaggaggaagaggagtatGTTAAGATTGGTGCAAACGGAGGCAATAGCGACGCCATGGATGCCAAGGCGAAGGCGAAAGACAAGGGCATAGTTGAGAGGGAGGTGAAGGACGGCGGCGATGACAGTGGCGTAGGTGACGGGGAGCGTGATGGATTGAGAGCGAAGGAAGATGCGAATGGGGTGGAGGAAGGATTGAAATATGAGGTCGGGGAGGGAGGCAAGAACATAAGCATATGCAGCGGCGGCAACGTCCGCATCCTGGCCGCAAAGGAGCAGCAGCCGGTCCATCGTGAGCCATAAGGCGGCGATGGGAAGGGAAGCGACGAGGAGCAGGAGGACAGCTCGGTGGAGGGCGGGGCCGAGCAGGGTGGGTCGATGTGCTCCGACAGCCTGGCCGCACAATGGCTCCATGCCCATTGCGAGGCCAGAGAGAACAGAGTAGCCGGTGATGTTGGCGAAACCAATGGCGAGGGCACCGCCGGCGAGGGGGAGATGGCCGAGGCGGCCGAGGAAGATCATGGAGACGAGGGAGCGAGAGTAGTGGAGGAGTCCAGTGAGCGCAATGGGCGAGGCGAGCGCGAGAATGCGCTTGGCCTCCGCCATGTTCTCACTTGGCCGTGTGCTCGCCCTTACAGCCTTCTTCATCCATGGCTTGATCAAGCCCTGGTCCAAACTGGGTTCAGCCAATGACATTGCCCTCTTTCTCTATGTATCCTTATGTCTCCTCCCCACACTACATGGAAGTACATACGCaatggaagaggaggagaattaaGGTGTTTCTCGGGTGGAAGGAGTTGCCCTCGTTTCTAAGGCCGTTCCATCTAATGTAGGGTGAACAAGTGGAAAGAAGGGCAAGGGTTTTAAATAGAGCGGGGGAGAGTGATCCAAAAAAAACTTTGGGATGGGATAAGCATGGGTTGGCACATCAAATGATGTGAGTTCAAGAAATATATACGCATATAATATAACAGTAAATCTTGTTGGCTAGAATCTAGCCAGCTAGAAATTTATATCCCCCAATTATAATACATGCATGtgcatgcatgtaattaatatctacatatgatattactaaaatacccatGCATACACATGCATGTATATATTTTGGGTGGCCAGATTCTGACTATTTAGCATTACCCATAATATAATTAACTTTGGGATGGGAATCTGGCCAGTTAGAAATCTCTATCTCTCAATTATAATGCATGCATAtacatgcatataattaatatgcccatatgaaattactaaaatacccatgcatatacatgcatgcatatattctagctggccagattctgaccATTTAGCAATACCCAATATTATAATACGCATTATGTGATTTGTTTTTTTGCTTCTGCTGCTGCCTACATTGTGGAACTTTGCTTGCATGGTGCATGGAGGGCTTCTAAAAGTTTTTCTGTAGAAAGTCAGTTTTTTGTTCTTCCGAATTAGTTCGGTATTTAATTCCCGTCATGGATGATTAATTGTTAATGAGTATTAAATCCTGTAGAGGCGCTTTCATAGGATATTCCCATGCCAAGGTTTATGTGATCACTCGGTtatattaatataatatataagAAAAAGTAGTTTCTACTTTGTTGCTATTATTCGGTCTGTATTTTGTTTCAATTATTCTGAGCATTGCAGGTCTTTTTAATAAATACATCCATGGAATTCATGATTCTGTGATTTAAAAccattttttcttttgaaactgtGACACAAGACCTCAAATAACAATATACGGGTGTAGATTTATAGGCTTAAAATGAacgaattataattaattttaagcaTTTAATTTCATTGGTGGAACCTAACAAATTGACAATGGAACGACCATTGTGTTTCTCATGTAGGTAGTGAGTTAATAATACAAGGCTAGCTGAGTAAAGTACTGTTCATGCAAGCTTAATTATTCTGGACCAGTAGCAAAGCCTAACATAAAAGTCAACTCTCTTATTTGAATGAATTGCACCATGATTGCATACTTTGGTGAGAATCTTACTCAGTAGAATCTTGCCTTAGTATTATTCTTAACTGTTTTTAAATTTTGTATCAGTTAGAGTTGGTATTAGATGAAATGATTAGTCCTTTATTAGTTATAGTAGACTTATAGTTATGCTAGTACTCATGTTTAGAAGTTCTTTCTTGTCAAATCTAGATGTGGATGATTAAGCTAGTATtggaaaagtttaaaatttagatgTAGCTCTTCTTCACACGTGTTTTCATTGGAAGTTGTTTAGTTCATTGATTCTTCTATTGTAGGTATATctacaaaatattacatttaatTTAGTAAAACTGAAGCACCTGCTCTTTAGAAAACTGATTTACCTATACATGTTTTACCGTCTAGAAATTGGATTGCATCTAAATTTTATGtttcgttatatatatatatatatatatatatatatatatatatatatatatatatatacacacacacacggaCTGTCGGGATGATAGGACCGGAATATTGACTGAATTATTATGACCTAGAGGGGGTATACTGAGCTTCCTTCTATATTGACTAAGTTATCAGGAGTCCTCTAGTCAACACTACCTGCAGTCAGCGATCGGGTTGCCTCGGTCCCTGGTACCTCGATGATCGAGGCAGATTCAACGAATATATAAGAAACAGACTGAgagtataataatgaaataaatgaagaatgaatatgGTAAACGTACCCTAACCAGGGGGCATCCTCTGGTAGATCGATGAGTTGGCCGGTACGCTGTTGAAGGTATTAGAATTCCGTTCTGTTCAATTtctttgtacaaaaattgtacaagtacagaacttttcctagcaacccgcttGTTTGATCAGACAtgtatttgatcaatcaagcaagttcttgacggatcaaagcacgccttgatcaaagtacaagatcgctgacctcttgtgttggtattcaaaaatgatacaaagaaaattaaactaattacgcagcggaatcaaAGAACAAGTTATATCTTTCCTTTGttgctaaagacctcttgatcttctgttgtattcctctcctcttcttggacgtcgtgtgggcgacgatctaccaagataacaacaCCCTTCCGTTcgttgtttccaaaccgccgaccaccaaaaGAATAGCTAGGATGGgacatcttctcctcttcttcttcttttccaaggtGTTGTCCACAAAGGATGCAAGAGGAGGCGTCGGCCCTAGCAAGGATGAGGCGCCGACCcctagcaaggaagaggaggTGGTGTCGACCCTAGGAAAGGACGTGGAGGTGgcaccgaccctagcaaggagaagagaTGTCGCCGACCCTAGGAAAAGAAGAGGTGTCGTCGGCCCTAGGAAAAGAGATGGAGGTGGCGttgaaaaccaaaactaacaacaaCTACTCGTGGATGGATGGATgggagactttatatagaggctacaacaggaatctagaggaggaattggtttaggcctcctgatggacttgagcttcttgtgttcggctCGAACATTCAACTCaaatccatcaataataactcataccactaaagggttattattgaactatcgcaccaatcctatattacaatatgggctccttcttatcatgagtgcgttaatctcccagtgtttaagatatcgtatgcccattaattaaatgagttactgacaattcaattaattaacatctaattccaagagtagtactactcaactttattatcatgtcggactaagtccacctgcagattttacatgataatctttatgagctcctcaaggggacatcatcaacctaaataattatgacacaaattccttctataatcgacaacacaccatataaacaatattatttcccaacttattagacctattgatttaacgaataaatctccgcattgataagttaaagaaataaatactaagtatacgtgcttgctattatatagggattaagaggatgcatatctataataacagaggttctgttcttttatgtagtcagtacaaatcaaacaacctcaaacggtcctgctcaatacacacatagtgtactagtacaATTTTATAGTAAagacaaactaatatcaaattacactacaactgttccaatggttgtcccaatccatcttggttgtgagctactatttataatttataaggaactaataacatgatcttctgtgtgacaccattcaccatgttatctacaatataaattaaatggacaactgtattgatatatatataaatataaaatgtaaacatttgaccaaagtgattctcatttcaaaatattttaacatagatgttcatacaaaagttaggcatatagtatacatcccaacagctgCTCGAGTTGTTGTGACCAGAAAGAGTAGATGATTCTGAGCaggatgaagagctggatctgacggcaCCTAGTCGAGCGCAACCTGGATTTGGAAGACGGCATACAAGCCGAGACTTCGTCGCGACACATAGACCGGGATATGACATCGGTACGCAGGCTGGGATATGATATCGGAACGTAGGCCGGGATATGACATCGACACACACGCTGGGATACAATAACAGCACAAAAGTCGGAACACAACGACGGCTTGAAGGCCGAAACACAATAACGGCTCAAAGGCTGGAACACAATAACAGTTCAAAGGCTGGAACACAATGATGGCTCGAAGGCCAAAACAATGTCGAAAACGCACGTCAATGTGGATCGGATACTGGATCAGCGTCGGAAGTGTAGGACAACGCGGATCGGAGGCCGTCTACGACGATGGGGGACGGCTACGGCTCGGAGGTCGTCTGCGACGATGGGAACTGGTTGCGGCTCGGGGCAGATTTTGCGCTGGCGTGGTCGGCTAGCGACCTGGCAGCGACAATAAGGTGAGCAGCGACCCTGGAGGGCTGCGTCGGCTGGCTGTGGTCGGCGGAGAGAAGGTCGCCGATAAGGAGGGAGAGGGAGGCGGTGCTGGGCTGCCGGCGGCTGCTGGAAGCGGCAGTGGATGTCGACgtgccaagggagagggagacgTAGGCGGAGCTTGCCTACCGGTGGCCCAAAGGGCAGTGGCAGTTGCTGGAGGCGGTTGCTCTAGCAGCTAGGGCTCCGAGGGAGAAAGGGGCTTGGCCGTGAGCTACAACACCAGCGACGGCTCCCGACGGCTAGAGCTGCGTTGCTGTGGTGGCAGCGACATTGGGATGAGAGGCTTGAGGTGTCCGGCGACTAGGGACGGCGTCAGTCGTGGCAGATCAACGTGTGTGAGGAGAGGATagagcaagagagagagagagcggtgGCTTGCCGACGACGAGGGAGATGGCGGCTACATTGCTTCCTTCCCTTAAAGCCCTCAACAATGATTTGATGAAAATGCCCCTCTCCCTCCcctccccctctctctctctatatatatatatatagggtgaATTATTTTATAAATGAATTGTAGTTAAATATAAGTTTGGAAAATTATATTGGACCCGAAGGCCAAAGCATTTAGTTGATTTAATAGTAATTATAATTATGATAACTGTCTATCCAGACGAGAATATTCTGTAACATTTTGTTCAAGAGTCGGTACAATAGTATGTGCAAGTAGATGAATCTCTTTTCGAAATATCATTTGAGGATATATTCACAAGTGGATTTTTTGCTGTTTGTCTGCGGcacttaaaagtatttttttgatGTTTTCTTCCCTTTGATTCAGTTATTCATCTTGGTCTATGATGACCCGTCATCTATAGGGTTGTTGAGTTTGTTGAGGTGAAGATGAATGAGTTGAAAGGGGTGGACAGGGTCCTTAGGGAAGAGTTTTTATTCTTTCTTGCTTGTTCAAGAGCAGTGGAAGAAGAGGGCAAGGACTAAAAATGGATTAAGCCAGAACAAGAGCAACACGAAAGCATCAGGGGTGAGCTTCTAAAATCAATTACttttatcaaataatttattagtTTGATTTGGATTTACAATTTAAAGCAAAAACACATAGGGTTTTTTTGAACTTTATTTCAGTTTGAAACTTTTCAAATCTTTATTTCATCGAGGTGAAATTGACTTTTCAGAATGTTATCGTTCTTAAAAATCCTTCCTCTATACTTCCTCCATTTGGCGACTTGAGATATTTAGCTCTTTAACCATTTTAAGTCTCGATTTGTtttcaaattgattttaaaaaataagctAAAGTTAAATTGAAATACTTTAAtttgaaaatatcaaatttaaatcCAACTGAAACctgatcaaattcaaaatttcagTCTCGAGTTCGACTGTTAGGCATACAAATAGTCAGAAAAAAAAATGCTTTTACGGCGTAATCATTGTCGATCCATTATCTACTTCGTATCGTTTGCCAATTAGTTACAAAATAGCCTTGTATAGCCCTCTATTAAAGGTCCGAAATAGCCTATTTAATATTTGCCGCCTATTAAAACCGCACGTGTTCGTTTAGAGCCCAATAGAAAGCCCTATAATGGCCTGTGAGATCCATTTAACGGCCCATTGATTACGCAGATATCACTCCGGACATATTGAGAAGTTTACATTGATGGCCCATTAAAGGCCTAAAAAGCCCATTTGGTGGTGTCATAAAGGCCTATTAATGGTCCAAAAGTGCCAATGAATGGCCTGCTAGGCCCATTATACAGGACAGCCTTATAATGGGCTATTAAGGTCTAAAGTTTTTATCGGCCCGTTAAAGGCCTACAACCAGCCCATTAAAGACccaaattaatcaatttaacaGCCCATTAATAAACTCTAATGAGCCCATTTAATGGCCTATCAAATGTTTAGCAGCCCATCAAAGGCCCAATACACAATATATGGCCATTAAGACCCAAAAGTCCCTAACAGTCCACTAAAGGCCCAAAACGACCCATTTTCTATTTAATGGTCTAGCTAAAGCTTAGTAAAAATTTGATAAGCTAGGCCTAAAAATGACCCAAAGAGGAAGTCCTATAATCGCCTGTAAAAGCCATTTAACGGGCCACTCTATTTTTTATTAGCAGATGACTACGTAAACAGGCCAATGACAAGCTTACAACGGCTCGCCGCCATCAACGGCTTTTAAACACTTACACGCACGATGAAAGAGCAATACGAAACCCTGCAATGGCTTTTACACATTCACGGCTTATTAGTGGCTCAGAAAATGGCACATAACCATTTATTTTGGTAACCGATGAAATAGTCCATGGGAGCCCCCATGTTACTTAAGGCGCTGTCGTTGATTAACCTTATTGAATGACCACCTATTACAAGTCACAGCCCAAGATCGGCTAATTCGGAGCCCAACATAAAAACACATACACGGCCCAATTAATCATCAGAAATCCAACCGGCCCCACTCAATCAACAGCAATGGTTCAAATTTCTAAATCGGACCATTATTTGCTCATCAAACGTTCCACCACATCGCTGTTCCAAACAACGATCAAGTATAGATATTGTTTTCAGAACATCAAAGATCCTGCAAATAGCTATTGACCGTCATGCAAAGTTTGTATATTGTTAACAGAATTAACGTGCAGCCCTCCTACAGTGAAAATTTGCGAGAGATGGAAGAGCGCACCAGACAAATCGTCTTGCATATCTAATCCTGGCCGCTTGTGATGTGAGCAATGAGGGTAAAACTCACCCGACCATGCGATGCGCAGGTTTAATTTTGCCGTGCGGCAAGGGCGAGGAATGGGATGTTCAGCCTGAGTGAACACTAACTATCCAGGTATGGCCTGCAAATCAAATGTGAAAAAGCATAAGCGTCAATCTATGAGAGGACTCATCATTCGCAAACTCAAAATAttaggtatttcaaaatccaAAGCATTCACCAGCTTCTCCATAAAATGTGAAATGTAAACAAAATAGAAATGATGTTATGACTATTTGGTCCCTGCAGGTTATCAATCTGTTTCAGAATCTAGGTAAAGTTGGGCATAATATGATTGTTGTTACTTCTATGGCAAGGTGGAGGGGTGGCTAATGATGGCGCTGCAAATCAGCGGATACAACTGGGATGAACTGGACAGCTGCGCTAACCTTCAATCCAATCAatataaatcatttttaaatatgATAAAACTACCTTTTCTTTTTCCAGTAGTGACAAGCAGAAACAAAGACAATTACCTTATGGAGAGTTCAGATACCATGACTGCTGCTCCACACTTCATCTTTTTCTGTAATCACAGTGTTTTCTGATACAATTGAGTACCTACATCTCTACTATTCTGGAAAACTGTAAGTCTCTCCATCGTAATCCATCCATCCATCTCACCTATTGTTGCCGCCATCTCATCTAGAGTTTTCCAAAGTGACCATTTTCTCTCTCAGAATCATCCTACTCTGATAAGACACGGAAAGAGGCTAAGAGCATCTCCATCAGGAGGTTTTTATGAGCTCTTTAATGGTGTGTCAATGAATATTAAAAAGCGGGGTTCAATATTTCAGATCCGCTTCTTAATCTTTCCCTTCTTTTTTTTTGGTGGGGGGCCATAAAAAAGCTCCTGTCCCAAGGGCATCGACAATGGAAAGGAACTTCTTTTGTAGCCCCATCAAAAAACAGAAGAGGTTAAGAAACGGTCCGCAATATTGATCCCCATTTCTTATTATTCATTGACACTTCATAGTGAAAGTTAAAGAGCTCATAAAAACCTCCCATTGGAGATGCTCTAACATTATGCCTTAGATCACAACACTAAAACATAGAATACGAGTCTGAAAGGAGTTCAGAAATAGCAAGATACAGGCATAATGTGAAAAAGCAGGAATCGATGGATAATCCAGAAACTATAAAGTTCCAAACCTGTAAAGGAATTCAGATGCTAAATGTGGTCATCCACGCAGCCAAAGACTTGTAAGCATTGTGGGACAAATAGTTCACAGAATTGCATGAGAAAGCCATCTGTCTTCAAATTTCATTTTCTCCGATTGCACTATGGGAATCAAACAGTTGTGGGCAACTTTTTAATTCCATTTACTATATTTGAATCCCCATTCCCAATTAGGGAAAACCTAAAAAGCATGTCAAAATCAGTTTGAAGAGAAATGAGTTGAAACAATCACGCCACCAATACAACTAAACCAAAGCCAAACATTAATCTGACACGTACAGATCTAAAGTCTCATTATTAGAATACAGCTTCACAAAGCAAACAGCAGCATCAATCTCAAACCCAGGAACACCATGTAAATCATGGTCACTGCGAGCCAGAAGCTTTACAATATCTGATAATTATAGCGCTCGTAGGATTCCTGATAAAATGGTGCCAAACATCTTAGGATAGAAGACTGCACTAGAGCTGAGCCAAAAAAAAAGATATATTAACTGGAAATTACTCCAAAcaataaaacaaggaaaaaaagaaCACGTGCAATGAGGACATCAACTAAACATTTATGTTCAAATGAAAAATAAAGGTCTGATCCTTACTCTAGAATTAGAGCTCAGGCAATTTACAATGCATTTTGTTCCCAAAAGAAAGGAACAACTGCCAGCAATAATGGAAGCATCCAGATGGCCTTCGTGATTTAGTTGTGTACAATGAGCTTCAGCTTCACACCAAGTTTCTAAAGTAGGCATCCATCCCCAATAATTTGAGGAACTCCAGCGAATTAAGAGCGGTATGAATATGCAACTACAGTTATCTTATATGAATTACAGGATTTCTATACAAAAATTCAAACCAACACTGTATTATCAAAGAAACCTCCTGGCTCTAGGAGGGCAGCTAAGGTGGCGGAGAAACCTCCTTCAAGCAGTAAGATCCAACACATATCACATCAACAAATAGGTAGAAGTCAATGGGAAGCAACAATAAACTATTAGATAGTGCTAAGTCACCCTCTCTCTAGCAGGGTTCAAATTGTTCCTCCCAAAAATTTAGAACCAAATAGAATAAATACTCCATTCCAATCAATGgtagaaaaatatttaactttttggATTCCAATGTTTTGAAGCATGCtttagattaaatctaataatTCAAACCAGTTCTGCTTTAGTGTGTGTTTTGGCCAAATTACCGTGGATCGTCAAGTCTCCGACATGTGTGTGTCAGTCCAAAGGATGAGGGGACTTAAGACACACTCAAATGGAGGGTTAGACGAGCCGGGGGATGGATCCGGGagccactccgacgctcaagttaggattTATTTGAGATGATGCGTAGGAAAACGCAAAAAGGAGAACCTGGTTGAGTTAGCAAAAATTTTCCCCCCTTTGTCTTTACCTTCATGAGTGCTTATATGGTCATCTAAAGTGCATCTCCACGTCAGCTGGAATATCATCATCACAAGGACCAAAGACGGGACCAGATCCGACAACCGTTGGCTGCCTTACCACTCTCATAGCGCCACTTGTCAATAGGAGGGGTATCTAGGAGACCCAATTTAAGAATCTCATAACTATCTCACCATTCTCAGGACGCCACGCGTCCTGGAATATTCATCATTCTCAGTACACTCACATAAGGCATAAACCTATTCTGAGGGTAGAGAAAATGACATCAATATGGAGTGGCCTTGAAGGAGATGATGTCAGGCTCCTCCTTTGAAGGAGAACGCTAGCAACGGGAGTCGAGACGAAGATTTCTTCAGGGATGAATGGGAAAATTGAGATGGTGTCTGCTGCCAAGACTGAGACGAAGTCTGAAACTGAGATGGAGTCCGAGATTGAGATATGATCCGAGACTGAGACTAAGATATGTCCGAgaccaaggttctaaaattcgctaggcgctagtcgggcACCAGACCAACACCTAGCGCCTAGGCCGAGACTAGGTGCCACTAGGCGGATTCCACGgtatcaacataaattacataataaatcatattctataactccaacacaataaatcaagtttaaaatgagttcaaaatcacacaactaataaaatatcacaaattTATTCCACTTTTTCTTCACtataattttcaacaacttgaTATTCATcgaacacaaactcaatatcatcattGGATACAAAATCAAGAttacatttcaattttttttttagattgggctttaaatttaaaagcccaaactaaaaaaaaaaaatgaaaactctGCACTATTTCCGTAGCACCTAGACGATTCGACTGATTCAGTGCCTAGGGCCGCCTAATCCCGCCTAGATGCCAAAGCTGCCTAGGCTAGCTGACTAGCATATTTTCGATGTGGCTAACTAGCGCCTAGCACCTAGGCGGCAGCCTAGGCCGATTTTTAGAACAGACTGAGATGGAGTCCGAGACAGAGACCCTGTGTAGGGAGTCTAGGACTAAGGGGGAGTTCGAGACTATGAGGGAGTCTGAGACTGAAACAAAGTCAAAGACTGAGAAGGGGTCCTAGACTGAGACGGAATCTGAGAGCTTGTGTAGGGAGTCTAAGACTGAGAGCTTGTGTAGGGAGTCTAGCAAATCCGATTAGATCTAAGTCCTATCTGAACGGGATTAGTTCTCTTGTGCGTCAAATTTGACTCGTCGTAACTTTGACTGACAGATCAGCAGGATTATTGACCCACATTACACTCAAGGGCAGAAGGAAACCACCGCATCAGTGTGAACAAACAATTCCTACTATTGATACTTAACCCATTATTTTTTACAAATAATCTCATAGGAAAAAGAAGCTAAAGATCCATGTGCCATTTCAAATGTAATGCTATATGCTTTCTCATACTTGGAGGGGACTTCATGCTTCGAACCATTTCAGCTGTCAGGGTCAGCCTCAAACAGAATCAGAGAAAAAATTTCCCCGTATgatgaaaaaaaacataaaacgTTAAGCATTCAACAGATATGTCAATTTCAACACAATGTGAATTCAACAGAGATGCCAATATGAACATATTTGTGAAGAAACCATTACACTACCTCACAGGGGTCCCCTATTACCCATCGCCTTCGTGTTTCGGCAGCTCCGAGGGATTGAAACTCGACATCTGGAAGAAACGCTCGATCCTTACCCGCGACTTAGATGGagactccctcctcctcctcctccaccacaAACAGCAAATGAGCTCCCATCTAAACAAAATAACGTAACCACGCAACCGATCAGGCTCATGGAGCATAAACCCTAACCATTCGTCCTCCAACCTTGGTAAGAAAACGGGGAGGACGGGGGCATAGGATggcgaaccttggagaagagggaGACGGTGCTGCGCAGGTGAGGATTCCGGAGATGACGGCGACGATCACGGCGTGACGGTGTCGTGCTGGACGATCCAATAGGAGAGATCGACCGCTACGCAATTGTCACAGAGGTACTACACGGCCTCATTGCAAGCGTAGGGCTTCAGAAGGACCCAAAAATTGCCGCCGACGCCCACCTCCGACGGTATAGTCGTCGGCGACAACTAGGatcgaggagagagagagagagagaggaggaggaggagatctCGCAATGGGAGAAGGGGCTAGGGGAAGTTTGGTGCTCGTACCAGGACCTGGGGATTTCAAATGGCACCGGTCGATTTAACCCCAAGAACGGAGCCCGTTACCAATAATAGAAATTTAGGATTTCAAATTCTATTCCTATTTCCGGAAAGCAAAAAATGAGCATTTTAAAAGTGTGTTGGTTTAGTTTATCCAATTTATTAagcttatttattaattaaataatttaaatttaaaccgTGCTGTTTTATTTAAGCAGAAGTACAATGAATAGAATTCACGAATTGAAATTGTTCtcttattttcaaaatatagaaAGAGAATTTTAGGACTTTAAATAGCTAAATTCAGGCTTTTATCGAACTTACCAGACCGTATGAATGTTCTTAAAACCATGCATTGCTGCATGACAGACCGGTACATGAAGTGTTTTCAGGATTAAAATCCGTGATCTTTTGATCACAAAATAACAATTTCTCCTTCTGCCAGCATCGAGAACACTTGCTATATTATTGCATTTGCTGGTTTAGCCTTATTCACACAATTCCAAATCCAATTGCAGCTCACTTGCTAGTTGACAAGTTTAAAGTGAAACTAATTCCTTAAGAAAAATACATCAGAACACATCTTTACATGTAGATCGAGTGGAGACAACGAGCTTTGTGGTTTCAAAGTAAAAGGCCG
This window of the Zingiber officinale cultivar Zhangliang unplaced genomic scaffold, Zo_v1.1 ctg233, whole genome shotgun sequence genome carries:
- the LOC122037106 gene encoding protein DETOXIFICATION 49-like, with translation MSLAEPSLDQGLIKPWMKKAVRASTRPSENMAEAKRILALASPIALTGLLHYSRSLVSMIFLGRLGHLPLAGGALAIGFANITGYSVLSGLAMGMEPLCGQAVGAHRPTLLGPALHRAVLLLLVASLPIAALWLTMDRLLLLCGQDADVAAAAYAYVLASLPDLIFQSFLHPIRIFLRSQSITLPVTYATVIAAVLHLPLNYALVFRLRLGIHGVAIASVCTNLNILLFLLLYILFADVHCPTGVLNLSTDCFRGWRSLLGFAIPSVVSVCLEWWWYEIMVLLCGLLLDPKCTVASMGIIIQTTSLIYIFPSSLSFSISTRVANELGADRPDRAHRAANVGLACSAVLGLLAFLFAVAVRHVWACMFTSDATIVALTATVLPVVGACELGNCPQTVGCGVLRGSARPRVGANINLGSFYGVGMPVATALAFWAKWDFMGLWIGMLAAQAACVTLMLLVVRRTDWELLAQRARQLIGGVDDAEDGAGVVLRRSQRARSGALLVLATRRLELLRRLQGRRGRRLLRALLLRHRSCRQDRQRQGHRHLQRCY